ACAAGACAATATGTGGGGTTTCAAATAGACCTTAGATGTGCTGGATGACTGAAACCATTCATGACCTTCAGGTCTGGATTCAAGCGACAAAAGATATTTTTCAGATGCTGACGTCAGGTCAGTTTCATCTACAGGTGGAAGGTCTACAGGGAACATCTTCCTGCACAGAACATTAACGTTGACGTGGAGTCTACATTCTggacaataaaaataacaagCATTCATTTAATATAATCAACAAACCTTCAACCCACCTCCCTTCAATGTTCATTTGAGCCACcataataattaatataaaacacacagatacaatttttaaattcataatgaCCTTTTCAGTCAAATGAGCGCTTAAGTGACACATTCATACGCCAGTCAGTGAACTTTGTCTTGCTCACGTAAAACAGAAAGCAGATTTCatgcaaaacaaattgtttgaaagATTCACTCAGCAAAGGCAAGATAACCTACTTTCCGTCAGACTTAGCTGTGACAAAATCGAAGGACTTTCATGGTATTTTTAACAACTACTGTATTTCCTTGACAGCACTAGTCAAGCGAGGAAATGATCTTGTGAAAAACCTAAAAGGTCCAGACttgaacaggaaaaaaaacaaccggaAATGCTTTCAAAGTAAAAGAGATAAAGCCACTGAAGAAGGGAAGTGTTTTAATTGCCACTTATTCTGAATCTTTAAACGGAAAACCTTGGCGTATTGATGAGAATGGACTAAAATGGTGGTATGGTACAGTAAAGGCAAAACAATGTTGCTTAAGCTGGCAGCAAGTCAGCGACTTTTTTGTCAGCGTCGCAGTTTTACAACGATTAACATCGCCAGGGTAAGTTTGCAATCATATAAGTACACGcccgttttttgttgttgtttagatAGATCGAGGTCATGTGGGCTATGTTAAATGTCAATGTACTGTGGGTAATATAATTCCAGAGTAACACATTTATTGCACGAAGTAGGTCCGTTTATGTTATTGtgcagaaaaatgcattttgatatAACGAATGATTTGGTGCTAGCCGCAAATGTACTGTGTTAGCCTGTGCCCCAAGCTTTTGCAGTACTGTATTTttgttggatttatttatttatttatttatttatttatttatctatttatttgtttatttgtttatttgtttgtttatttatttatttatttaaatatttatttatgtatttatttatttaaatatttatttatttattatacgaACATAATAAATTGAATATATATTTCGTTTATTTAATATATGCCTGTTGTGTGTCTACACAGAGTGCTGCTTTGGACAGTGCACTTTCTACATTCAGGTCAATATGTGGCGAGGATGGGGTGTCGCTGGGAACCGCTGTCAGAGAGCAACACGGCAAAGATGAATCTGTACACAGGTCAAAGCTACACGAATGTATTTGGAATTTATGTTGAGATATGTAAGCATGGCAACATTAACAACATCTATAGACAGTTAGTTCAGCAATTGATGTATGACAGCATTAGTACTCCATAAATACAATCTATTAATAAGCACTGAGCATAGAGGTAAGTGAACATGCCTTTTTGTGCCAAATTCCATGTAATTCCTTATGTGCCATTCCTTACCTTGCAATGCCATTTCCTGGGACTGTTGTAAAGCGATACACTATTTTGTAGCTTCAAACTCAGATCCAGAAAGGTGCTTCAAAAAAGCCGGAAGGTAAACGAGCTCCAGTCGGTTAATTAGAAGGATGTGGCTATAGCCCGTGGCAGGGTTTCTATTTTCTGGATCTTGATTTGAAACCTCGGCTTTTGACAAGGGCTAAACTGCAGTTTCATACCATAACTTCCTTCAGTCTAGTAATGTCCTATGTCAATGTCTGTCTAGATGTCGTCCACCAGATGTGGTGGTTTTTCCACATTGTGTGGAGGAGGTCAGTGCTCTGGCGAAAGTCTGCCATGAAAAGCGCCTGCCCATGATCCCGTTTGGTACTGGAACTGGCCTGGAGGGAGGGGTTGGAGCAGTCAAGGTGGGGGAGAATAAAATCTCATTATCAATAATATCACTAAGAACACTTTTGTGTAGTTGCTATCACCATCACGGGAGATGATCTGCACTGTAAAAACACAAATGGTGTCTCTAATTCAAATGCTTCCATACAACTACTCACCATTATGCATTTTCTGAAAGACCACACTTAGGTGAAATTCTTTAAAAAGGTCAAATAATAGCTGTAAAACAGCTATAAAAATTATAGCCCACTCCCACTCACTGGAGTGGCCCTCCGGGAAAATTCCCGGCTCTCCGGATTACCCAGCAGACCATTGATCTCTGCTGCCTCAGAACTGGTTGCAATCAACATCCCCTCAAAACCACCACAAGGGGACGCACTTGTAGTAGAATACTGAACGCATCATCCCTTTTACTTTAGGGCGGTGTGTGCTTCAGCCTCAGGAATATGGACCACATTTTGGATCTCCACCAGGAAGATTTTGATGTGACCGTAGAGCCTGGTGTGACTCGAAAAGCCCTCAATGCCCATCTGCGAGACACTGGACTGTGGTTTCCTGTTGGTCAGTCAAATACAAACCCTATGTTAACATAAGTCTCTCTTTAGTCCAGAATCTCAAATATTTATCCATATTTTTGGAATGCTGCATGAATCATAGGTTAACAAACTGCATCTGTTACTAGCCATTATGCAAATCTGCatatttggatttaaaaaaagggcCCTCTAATTTGCTttgtattgtttaaaaaaaaaacatcaccatccacataaaaacatttgttgGCTCTCATTTTGGCCATCAAGCGGCTCAATCTTACCCTCCCtcccgctctctttctctctgactctctgcagatgattttgctacaataatttgaaaaaaatgatacTGACATCCATTTCCTCTTAGATCCTGGAGCTGATGCTTCACTTTGTGGGATGGCAGCTTGTAGTGCATCTGGTACCAATGCAGTACGCTATGGAACCATGAGAGAAAATGTTATAAACCTGGAAGTGGTACTTGCCAATGGTACTATTATTCACACCGCTGGCAAGGGCCGACGTCCCAGGTAGGACACAGGATTTGAAACATTATTAACGTTtcaaataatggatggatgccCAAGCAAACATTTGCTCTATTCGGAGCAACAGTAttgatatgctttttttttttttttcatccataaATTATAGGAAGACTTCAGCGGGGTACAACTTGACGAACCTTTTTGTTGGATCAGAGGGCACTCTGGGAATTATCACTAAGGCAACTCTACGCCTCTATGGTATTCCAGAAGCCATGGTGTCAGCAGTCTGCTCATTTCCTTCAGTGCAGGCTGCTGTGGATAGCACTGTGCAGATTCTTCAAGCTGGGGTAGCCATCGCTCGCATTGGTGAGCACAGGTTGCATGCGCTCGTAGACGTTAGTCTTGCCAGCAAGACTGCCTGAAAAATACTTAGATCATTTAGGATCATTGATGgcatatttctttattttggtGTTAAAGAATTTCTCGATGACGTGATGATCAACGCATGCAACAAGTTCAGCTCTCTGTCGTATCCCGTTACTCCAACCCTATTCCTGGAGTTCCATGGTTCTGAACAGAGCCTTGCAGAACAAGTCAACACAACTGGTGAGTTGTCAAATAATAGTCATTCGTATATTTCGATGGTCTACTTTAGTTGAAGGAAACTTATGTTAGCTCTAGAATGCTGTATAATGTATGATTCTACCACTTGCCTATATGACCACAGATTCAATTAGCTGTATTCTGCTGTCTGcagaatgatgtcatttttacttCCCAAAAATTCATGCTCGGTCTTTGTCATGTACCCACAGAAGAAATCACACAGAGTAATCATGGCTCTGATTTTCAATGGGCTAGAGATGCAGAAACACGAAACCGATTGTGGAAAGCTCGTCATGACGCCTGGTATGCTGCACAGGCACTAAGACCTGGTTGCAAGGTAAGATATTGTAGCTCTGTGCTGCTTTGTGGAATGAAGATGTTCAGCGCAAATCCCACAACAGAACAGAAGTGAAAAATAATAGCGCACCTTATTTGTTTGGTTGACTACCATATTGTTGCAAGCAGCAAGTTCTGTAAGCAGCAGTATACATTCAATCAAGAACATAGCTGGACATGAAAATACGGAGGTTTTATCGAGCAGCCATATAAAAATCAAAAGACCAACATTCAGCCTATCCCAGGAGTCTTTGGGGGAAAGGCGGGGTACACCTCGGAACCTGTCACTAGCCAATTGCAGGTCACATATAGATGAAAATCCATTCACTCTCACAACGGACAATTTGGAGAGGTTGATCGGCCCTACCATGAATgccttttggaatgtgggaggaaacctgaGTCCCCAAAGGAGTCCCGGAGTAAACATGCAAACTTCGCACAGGAAGACCGAaaccggaatcgaaccctgcacctctAAAGTGTTAGACGGACGTACTAACCAGTGTTTCACCACAACAGTATAACATAATGAATTTGGCATCCTGTAATTGTGAAAAGTCAACCTAGCATTAAAGCACTGTGGTTTATAGCCAGCCCTTTAATACAATTGTTGTTTTCTTACAAAAACCTTTTAAATGTGGTTGACAAATTTCCCGTTTTGTGTTGTAGGCCTATTCTACAGATGTCTGTGTTCCTATTTCCCAACTGCCTCATATCATTGTGGAGACAAAGGCCGACCTGATTCAGAACAAACTCACAGGTGAGCACAGTGCAATTGCGAAGGTTCTTTTCTTCATGCCATCACTGCCACACAACATAAagtttgtttaaaataaaacgTGACGATAAATTataactagaaaatgcaatttcgggtaagtgggaagttgtggaataggtaggcaaaagatgcaCAATGTGGACATCATCGAGCGCTACCGTGGATGAATCTGATTTCTTCCAGAATTTCTCATTCTCATGTTTATCACAAAACAACTGAATGACAGTGTTATTGTTTTGCAAGTAAAAGggatccccctcccccc
The window above is part of the Syngnathus typhle isolate RoL2023-S1 ecotype Sweden linkage group LG7, RoL_Styp_1.0, whole genome shotgun sequence genome. Proteins encoded here:
- the ldhd gene encoding probable D-lactate dehydrogenase, mitochondrial isoform X2, translating into MVVWYSKGKTMLLKLAASQRLFCQRRSFTTINIARSAALDSALSTFRSICGEDGVSLGTAVREQHGKDESVHRCRPPDVVVFPHCVEEVSALAKVCHEKRLPMIPFGTGTGLEGGVGAVKGGVCFSLRNMDHILDLHQEDFDVTVEPGVTRKALNAHLRDTGLWFPVDPGADASLCGMAACSASGTNAVRYGTMRENVINLEVVLANGTIIHTAGKGRRPRKTSAGYNLTNLFVGSEGTLGIITKATLRLYGIPEAMVSAVCSFPSVQAAVDSTVQILQAGVAIARIEFLDDVMINACNKFSSLSYPVTPTLFLEFHGSEQSLAEQVNTTEITQSNHGSDFQWARDAETRNRLWKARHDAWYAAQALRPGCKAYSTDVCVPISQLPHIIVETKADLIQNKLTGPIAGHVGDGNFHCLMLVDPNDPEELHRVHLFSERLARRALAMNGTCTGEHGVGLGKRALLHEEMGSLTMQVMQSIKDDLDPNNLMNPGKVLLPREP
- the ldhd gene encoding probable D-lactate dehydrogenase, mitochondrial isoform X1, with amino-acid sequence MVVWYSKGKTMLLKLAASQRLFCQRRSFTTINIARSAALDSALSTFRSICGEDGVSLGTAVREQHGKDESVHRCRPPDVVVFPHCVEEVSALAKVCHEKRLPMIPFGTGTGLEGGVGAVKGGVCFSLRNMDHILDLHQEDFDVTVEPGVTRKALNAHLRDTGLWFPVDPGADASLCGMAACSASGTNAVRYGTMRENVINLEVVLANGTIIHTAGKGRRPRKTSAGYNLTNLFVGSEGTLGIITKATLRLYGIPEAMVSAVCSFPSVQAAVDSTVQILQAGVAIARIEFLDDVMINACNKFSSLSYPVTPTLFLEFHGSEQSLAEQVNTTEEITQSNHGSDFQWARDAETRNRLWKARHDAWYAAQALRPGCKAYSTDVCVPISQLPHIIVETKADLIQNKLTGPIAGHVGDGNFHCLMLVDPNDPEELHRVHLFSERLARRALAMNGTCTGEHGVGLGKRALLHEEMGSLTMQVMQSIKDDLDPNNLMNPGKVLLPREP